Proteins from a genomic interval of Ptychodera flava strain L36383 chromosome 7, AS_Pfla_20210202, whole genome shotgun sequence:
- the LOC139137253 gene encoding mucin-2-like, whose translation MGGIQVDKSLKNFIVIITALFSTMLLRGAAVDVRSAAPGTATTLLSLASMQLTSSFATSPGTTAVTQPSTNVHVEECSEWTEWMDDENGATLDPASIGEFELINQLRGPYGFCDEPTDIECALADDTNTPYNETGQVSLTCNLEQGFLCFHSQQSGDCLNYAIRVLCPAPCPSTQGNAVTTVSSTPVQLSAEYSSSPEVTMMPTTQSTACAEDENTDCSAETFTCPREFRLECNVTISSDTDLGMCLQHNITKASTEELWTTLNKTIPVCCFSANFTW comes from the exons ATGGGTGGCATACAAGTTGACAAGTCCTTGAAGAATTTTATTGTAATTATCACGGCTCTGTTTTCTACAATGCTGCTACGA GGCGCAGCTGTTGACGTCAGAAGTGCAG CACCAGGCACTGCTACGACACTTTTGAGCTTAGCGTCTATGCAGCTTACATCAAGTTTTGCAACTAGTCCTGGCACCACTGCAGTCACTCAACCATCGACAAATGTACATGTCGAAGAGTGTTCTGAGTGGACAGAATGGATGGATGATGAGAATGGCGCAACACTTGACCCCGCTTCAATCGGAGAGTTTGAACTCATCAATCAGTTGAGAGGTCCCTATGGATTCTGTGATGAGCCAACTGATATTGAATGTGCTTTGGCCGATGACACCAATACTCCGTACAACGAAACTGGACAAGTTAGTCTGACATGTAACTTGGAGCAAGGATTTCTGTGTTTCCACAGCCAACAAAGCGGTGATTGTTTAAACTATGCAATCCGTGTACTGTGTCCGGCACCGTGCCCATCAACACAAGGCAACGCTGTGACAACAGTGAGCTCAACGCCAGTGCAACTTTCAGCTGAGTATTCTAGTAGCCCGGAAGTGACTATGATGCCAACAACTCAATCAACGGCATGCGCAGAAGACGAGAATACTGATTGCTCAGCTGAGACCTTCACCTGTCCAAGGGAATTTCGACTCGAATGCAACGTCACTATTAGTTCTGACACAGATTTGGGAATGTGCCTTCAACATAACATAACTAAAGCAAGTACCGAGGAG CTGTGGACAACATTAAATAAGACGATACCCGTGTGCTGCTTCAGtgctaatttcacatggtaA